The nucleotide window GATGATGCTGCAGACGCTTGTCAGATTCGGAAACGAGCTGGTCAATAGTGCCCGACAAATGTTTGTTAGtctcttccttcagtttttctctctgccttaccTGAAAGAGAAGATGCAGGCTTCAAGCAAAAGTGCGAACACTGGCTCAGACGTGCGAATGGCCAGCAGTGTGACCCACACGCACGGCAACCTCGGCTGCCCCTTTGAACGGCACTCTTTGGCGTGCTTGTGCGTCACTGCCAGCACCGACCTAGCGGGGCACAGAAACGCAGGAACCTGCTTCCCAGGGGTCATCACTTAGCAGGTCCCTTTGTTTCTGGGAAACAAAACACGCATGGGCCCTCAAGAATATCCTCATTATTAGCTCAGGTGGGCTCAGGAGGCAGATGTACATGCAGGAAAGAGCATATTCTTAAGGGGATCAGCTTATCTACACACAGGAGGAGGAATATTCCGGGGCAGAAACAGAAGCTCGGATCTGGCCTCAGGGGGAAAGAAATGAATCCATTGACAAAacccaaagataaaaaaaaatcccctttgggAAAGATTCAGTGGTGAGAAAGACTTTCACCTGTTTTTCGTGAAATTCACACATCTCCTGAACGTTTTGTAATGGAAACTTGTATTACAAATCATAACTAATTACCTCCAGTAATTTCTGAACGTAACCGCAAAGTTCACAGGTCTGTGTTTTAACGAACACTCATCaattttatggtttaaaaacTTGTTTCTACCGCATATCCTGAATTAACCTAAAACAGAAGCGGCGAGGACAGGCCGGCAGGATTCAGGGGCTCCTGCCGGGCGCAGGGCCGTGGGGTACGGAGTACACATGTGCCCTGCAGTCGGGgccccagggaggaggaagagcccaCAGGACACACCCGCAGGCTAGGCAATGGACAGTCCCTCCAAGTTCGGGCTTCCTCATCTCTAAGCCACACCTGCTGGCACCTCTTTCCTTGGGAGCAGGCAACAGAAAGCACGACCACCACACCTCACACGCAGCAACGGCCATCACTTGGAAAAGACCCTGGCCACCCCACAAGAAGGGATCAGCACCCAAGTATTTTTCAAGCAAAGCAGCTTAAAAGTGTCCTTGCAATTGTCTCAGTTATAATAGAATCCTTATCTCAACACCTGTCCCTCCAAACTACCATGCAGTCCTAACAGCAATGAAGTGCTTCTCTAAGTAGGTGAGGTCGAATTCTCGGCCCAAGAGGCTAGCGTCTGGTTGTGCTcgcttgtgtgcatgtgtcatGGCGGGCTGGGGTCGGCCAACCGAGCCGTCACGCTGGCATCAGAAGCTTCACTCCGCAGAAACTCATGTTTTATTCTCTGACCCTGAGGGCCAAGCACACGAGTTTCTGGTGTAAGTTAAGGGTGAGTGTTTTGAGTTTTCTGGTGAAAACAAAACCTGATGGCCTTGGATGGACGTCCCAAGTTGGGGAGGCTGCtgcctgctctgtctcctgggTGTTTCATGTTGACGTCCGACCAGCTCCCGCAGGGAAAAATCTCAGGGGATTCAAGGGACAGGGGCCTCCCTTTCGTCAAGGCTCGATGATGCTATTCCTCTTCTTAGGAACATCTACCCCGACCTGTGCCTTTACATCTCAAGTAGAAATTCAGGATGTGGGGACCAAGGTCAGGCCCGTGACCTGATTTCAGGACCTCAGTGTCATGTCCTAAGGAAGGAGACCCCTCCTCTAGGCTGCCCTACCCCAGGCCAGTACCTCCGCTTTGGCCAAGGGACACCCACGAGGTCCCGCGTCAACCGTGAGTAGCTGCTAATGAGCTGGTGGGCACGGTGGGCTGTGCGGGTGCCTCCACCCCTAGGCGGCACTGCCTATGGGGCCCTTGCATCCAGAGAACATTGTCCGTATGCTAGGAGTGTTCACTAGAATCCAACTCGCACAAGAGTGCACTGTACCCCTGATGGGATCGAGAAGGGGCCTAGCGTCCAAGTGGGGAGAAGTAGGAAACAAGGGACCACTCcctacccccacacccccagcctgcGCCTCATCCTCAACCACTGCCAGCTGCACGGCTGCTCCTCCCGGACTCGTACCCGCTGCAGTTCTTGGTTCTTTTCCTCCAGCTGGGCCTCCATCTGGCGCAGCCTTTCCTCGATGTTGTCACGCCTGTGTTCGGCCTGTGGGCGACAGTGGGGTCAGAAGAGCTGGCTGCCCCACAACACACGCTGTGCCCAATGCTGCCTGCCCGACTTGATGGCAGCCTTGAGGGCCATTATCCCGTGACgaacccaccccccttcccactgGGACCCTCACTGCATTGGAACCAGTAACACAGAAGCACCGACAGGCGCCCTGCTACAGGTTCCCTCAGCCCCGGTTCTGGAAGGACTGCCTGGCTGCCCAGTCATGTGCTCCCTCGTCCTGTGTGCATCACTCGATCCCAGCACCGACTATATCATGTCTGGAAACTACCTCTTCAACTGCTGCCTTCCTCCGTGGGTGGTGAGGGCTGTGAGAactgggagggcagggactgtgtctggcaTGTTCCTCGACTCTATTTGTGGAACCCCCGAGTGAAAtccttaaagatttatttcttaaaggggtgtctgggtggctcagtcagtcgggttctgactcttggcttcagctcaggtcatgaactcaaggtttgggcgttcgagccctgggtcaggctctgtgccgatagcatggagcctacttggcattctatctccttctttctgcccctcccctgctcatgtatgtGCCCATGCTCGccctctctgtctgtgtcaaataaatgaacatttaagaattttttaaataaacacgaTTGTGTTTAAAAGAGGAtaggattttctcatttctcggaaaaattctatgctttctttgctttttttttttccttcggtaagctctacacccaacggggagctcagactcatgaccctgagatcaagagtcccaagctccactgactgagccggccaggcacccctgtccttctCTTGCCCAAGGCTACTATCTTGAGCTTTGAGTCGCTGACTTAAGTCTGAAAAGCAGTGAGTCTTAGATGCAGCCAACGGCAAACAGCACACGTCGGACAAAACCGGAGGGAACAAAACTGGGGATGATGCCTGCCGTTTGAAAAGCATTCCAATCTCAGACAAAGTAGCACCAAAAACAGATCTCAGCTGGTTCGCGGACTTTGGCACGCCGACGTTACCGGTGAGAAATGAGATACAAGAACGGACCGCCATGAAAATGACATTCCCACCATGGGACCCAGAAGGAAACGGGGGCCCCACCTTGCAGAGGGTGGCCACCCTCTGGGCCGGCTCGGCTTCCACCTCGGGCAGCGACTTGGCCTTCCTCGGGGTCGGCTGCAGCTTCCGCTCCGCCACCTCCAGGCGCTCTTGCAACTGGCGGTTTTGATCCACAGTCTAGGAAATGAAGGCAAAGCATCAAAGTGTAGCAAGTCTTCTCTccgtttccatttttattaaagtgaaacaaaatctgaatgcagAGATCTACTGTTAGTTCTGACCGAAGCCAACAGTTTGGTAGGTGTTTCAGAGTAAACCTTTCCTTTCTGCAAGGAGTCACCCATGCACGGCCTTGGTCCTCCTTTCACTACGCAAAACATGTCTTGCCAAACTCTTTGCTCTTCTTCAGTATCTTCAAAGAAGTCTTTCCAAAGACAAAGTTCCcacacattaaagaaaacccaTCTTCTGGAGGAGCTTGCTCGTTCTTCCTGACCAGTTAAGGAGAGAAGGGTGAGGTCCTAACCCTTCGTAAACATATTTATACTGCGGTCCGAGGGCTCGCTACATAGGACATTCTGAGGTGGGCACatcagccagcacagagcttctGAGAGCATGCCTGATGCCAGTTGAGTTCTTTTTGGAAGTGTACCAGTATTCAACAAAACCACTCTCCCTCTTGACCAAAAACGTGGAAACCTTCAACGTGGAAAAATTACACATGAGATTTTTTGTTAAAAGACTTTTAGGGaagccgaggtggctcagtcggttaagcgtccaccttcggctcaggtcatgatctcatagctcatggggtCAACCCCGCCTCGTGCTCTGtgataacagctcagagcctggagcctgctttggattctgtgtctccctctccccccctccctggccctccactgctcatgctcgctcactctctctctctcactctggctccctctctcaaaaataaatacgcattaaaaatatttaaagtcatttaaaaagttttttcaacgtttatttatttttgggacagagagagacagagcatgaaccggggagggtcagagagagagggagacacagaatcggaaacaggctccaggctctgagccatcagcccagagcccgacgcggggctcgaactcacggaccgcgagatcatgacctggctgaagtcggacgcttaaccaactgcgccacccaggtgcccctataaagtcactttaaaaataatgtacaagGTGAGGTTTTTGCAAGGTTAACATTTGTTCCCACAGACTCCTTCCATCTTCTGTGTGCATATagctctgtgtgtatatacagaccACGTATCATGCTTTAAaaccctccaaaataaatcacatgctTTACACATAGTATTTTGCGATCTGCCCTTTACACTCATGATTTGGAACATGTTACGTGCTCTCAAACAGCATTCCTCGAAGTCGTTTTAATGGCTTCCTAGTATTCCACTTTCATTATCATTTTGGGTCGACTGACACATTTGACAAACACACCAGACAAAGCTCACTCTGTTTCCAAGAAGCTGGATGTGGTTTTCCTGTTCAATGCCGGATGACCTGAGACAACCAAGGAAGAGACGTGCGGCTTCCCAAAGCACAGGGTCTCACATCCTCACGCCAGACTGTGCTTCTGCCCCGGCCATTCCCCCCGATCTCAGGTACTAACCAAAATGGCCAGCTGCCTACACATTCCCGGCCACTCCCTGCTCCTTTGGAAACAGTGCTAACAGGCAACAGAGTAACGTGCATGgaagacaagacaaagaaggaatCAAGGAGGGGAGCCCCATAACATGCTTCATAAAATTCGAAAGAATTAAACCCTGGACGTTGAAGTGGTGTGGTGCGGGCCTGCCAGGTGCCTTGCggcgcggttcaggatggaagcggaggcgggcgggcggccccagcctgcaagagtcccgggattgcagaacgcgccacagcgcgttgccagggtccagTGGCgcggcctctgccacccgcccggggcctggggccttggcccgcggcggagggcggggcaggcaagcaggcaatctggcaggcaggccggcaagcgggcaggcaagcaggcaggcgtgtgcatgggtgaagcacggcacccgcttggcttgggacgcgtggagcaggctcttgaagCGCCCAGCCGCAGCCACTGGCCTGTTCGGCCTTCCCGGCCAGAACGCGCCCCACCCCGTCTTTTCTGGGAAGCGAAGCAGGGTCGGGGCTGGTTCCCACTTGCATGGGACACGGCCTGGGAATACTGGGTGCTGTAGCCTTTTGCCTATTAAGCCTGTGGCCTCCATCACCTCTCCTTGgggcccgccgcccctcccccctccctgcctgcgaccctgtctccccagggagctgcgctgctggggccaaacacacgccAGACACTGCTCCCTCAGGCCCTcccgggccagcaaggcggccctgcctggccaggccacgccccgcctcgccctcccgtgcccgcacaccccagggcgcTTCCAAGGGGCACGCTCTCCACTCCCGGAACCCGGCCAAATCCCACTGCAGCGACTGGAAGCCAcggcccagctttgcacctttcctgacacaccacccaaacccgcacccgcacccgcacccgctccgaggggggtgggggggtgggtggggggtgtggtgtgTGGGCGGAACAGGAGACTGGCGcatgggggctggagggtgggggctgggtgggcggATACAAGGACCCAGtagggggccggaggggcagcgcgaccccagactccgcatccgccacaggcctgggctccctgggtcgtggacctcttccctccctcgagccctcatccccagggcccctggcatttcaggaggcccagctagggcagcggattcgggctgctgatgttgtctgggggcggtggggactccggggtgggtttgcaccaggtggggcagaCGGGAGGGAACGGCCTggtggctggctgcgctcgccctagggctgcggaagaggcgctgagagccCCTGGCGGCCgggcgggcccggaaggcacgagaggcctgatgctccaagctcgctgcccccacttcccagggagcagcccagcgtggtgtggtgcgggcctgccaggtgccttgcggcgcggttcaggatggaagcggaggcgggcgggcggcccatccgggagcagcctgcaagagtcccgggattgcagaacgccggggcttgcgccacagcgcgttgccagggtccggTTGTGCGGCCTcaccacccgcccggggcccggggccttggcccgcgggGGAGGGCGttggcaggcaagcaggcaagctggcaggcaggccggcaagcgggcaggcaagcaggcaggcgcgtgcatgtgtgaagcgcggcacccgcttggcttgggacgcgGGGAGCACGCTCTTGAAGGGCCCAGCCGCAGCCACTGGCCTGTTCGGCCTTACCGGCCAGAACGCGCCCGACCCCGTCTTTTCTGGGAAGCGAATCAGGGTCGGGGCTGGTTCCCACTTGCATGGGAGAcggcctgggaataccgggtgctggagccttttgccttttaagcctgtggcctccatcacctctcctttggcggccgccgcccctcccccgtccctgcctgcgaccctgtctccccagggagctgcgctgctggggccaaacacacgccagccactgctccctcaggccctccctggccagcaaggcggccctgcctggcccggccacgccccgcctcgccctcccgtgcccgcacaccccagggcgcTTCCAAGGGGCACGCTCTCCACTCCCGGAACCCGGCCAAATCCCACTGCAGCCACTGGAAGCCAcggcccagctttgcacctttcctgacacaacccaaacccgcacccgcacccgcacccgctccaaggggggtgggggggtgggtagggggtgcGGTGTGTGTGCGGAACAGGAGACTGgcgcctgggggctggagggtggggactgggtgGCCGGATACAAGGACCCAGgagggggccggaggggcagcgcgaccccagactccgcatccgccacaggcctgggctccctgggtcgtggacctcttccctccctcgagccctcatccccagggcccctggcatttcaggaggcccagctagggcagcggattcgggctgctgatgttgtctgggggcggtggggactccggggtgggtttgcaccaggtggggcagaCGGGAGGGAAAGGCCCggtggctggctgcgctcgccctagggctgcggaagaggcgctgagagccccgggcggccgggcgggcccggaaggcacgagcggcctgatgctccaagctcgctgcccccacttcccagggagcagcccagcgtggtgtggtgcgggcctgccaggtgccttgcggcgcggttcaggatggaagcggaggcgggcgggcggcccagccgggagcagcctgcaagagtcccgggattgcagaacgccggggcttgcgccacagcgcgttgccagggtccagTGGCgcggcctctgccacccgcccggggcctggggccttggcccgcggcggagggcggggcaggcaagcaggcaatctggcaggcaggccggcaagcgggcaggcaagcaggcaggcgtgtgcatgggtgaagcgcggcacccgcttggcttgggacgcgtggagcaggctcttgaagCGCCCAGCCGCAGCCACTGGCCTGTTCGGCCTTACCGGCCAGAACGCGCCCGACCCCTTCTTTTCTGGGAAGCGAAGCAGGGTCGGGGCTGGTTCCCACTTGCATGGGACACGGCCTGGGAATACTGGGTGCTGTAGCCTTTTGCCTATTAAGCCTGTGGCCTCCATCACCTCTCCTTGgggcccgccgcccctcccccctccctgcctgcgaccctgtctccccagggagctgcgctgctggggccaaacacacgccAGACACTGCTCCCTCAGGCCGTcccgggccagcaaggcggccctgcctggccaggccacgccccgcctcgccctcccgtgcccgcacaccccagggcgcTTCCAAGGGGCACGCTCTCCACTCCCGGAACCCGGCCAAATCCCACTGCAGCCACTGGAAGCCAcggcccagctttgcacctttcctgacacaccacccaaacccgcacccgcacccgcacccgctccgaggggggtgggggggtgggtggggggtgtggtgtgTGGGCGGAACCGGAGACTGGCGcatgggggctggagggtgggggctgggtgggcggATACAAGGACCCAGtagggggccggaggggcagcgcaaccccagactccgcatccgccacaggcctgggctccctgggtcgtggacctcttccctccctcgagccctcatccccagggcccctggcatttcaggaggcccagctagggcagcggattcgggctgctgatgttgtctgggggcggtggggactccggggtgggtttgcaccaggtggggcagacgggagggaacggcccggtggctggctgcgctcgccctagggctgcggaagaggcgctgagagccCCTGGCGGCCgggcgggcccggaaggcacgagaggcctgatgctccaagctcgctgcccccacttcccagggagcagcccagcgtggtgtggtgcgggcctgccaggtgccttgcggcgcggttcaggatggaagcggaggcgggcgggcggcccatccgggagcagcctgcaagagtcccgggattgcagaacgccggggcttgcgccacagcgcgttgccagggtccggTTGTGCGGCCTcaccacccgcccggggcccggggccttggcccgcgggGGAGGGCGttggcaggcaagcaggcaagctggcaggcaggccggcaagcgggcaggcaag belongs to Prionailurus bengalensis isolate Pbe53 unplaced genomic scaffold, Fcat_Pben_1.1_paternal_pri Un_scaffold_57, whole genome shotgun sequence and includes:
- the LOC122478380 gene encoding uncharacterized protein LOC122478380 gives rise to the protein MHVTLLPVSTVSKGAGSGRECVGSWPFWSSGIEQENHIQLLGNRTVDQNRQLQERLEVAERKLQPTPRKAKSLPEVEAEPAQRVATLCKVGPPFPSGSHGGNVIFMAVRSCISFLTGNVGVPKSANQLRSVFGATLSEIGMLFKRQASSPVLFPPVLSDVCCLPLAASKTHCFSDLSQRLKAQDSSLGQEKDRGAWPAQSVELGTLDLRVMSLSSPLGVELTEGKKKSKESIEFFREMRKSYPLLNTIVFI